Proteins encoded in a region of the Phaenicophaeus curvirostris isolate KB17595 chromosome 1, BPBGC_Pcur_1.0, whole genome shotgun sequence genome:
- the CHST10 gene encoding carbohydrate sulfotransferase 10 codes for MSDNMHHQWLLLAACFWVIFMFMVASKFITLTFKDPDGYGAKQEPLILTAVTKVEEVHVPEEKRWPEEFQPTGKAFSGNQIRQPLVHMERLELLRNVCRDTALRNLSHTAVSKFVLDRIFVCDKHKILFCQTPKVGNTQWKKVLIVLNGAFSSIEEIPENIVHDHEKNGLPRLSSFSDSEIKKRLNLYFKFFIVRDPFERLISAFKDKFVHNPRFEPWYRHEIAPGIIRKYRKNRTETKGLQFEDFVRYLGDPNHRWLDVQFGDHIIHWVTYVELCAPCEIAYSVIGHHETLEDDAPYILKAAGIDHLVSYPTIPPGITVYNKTKVERYFSGISKRDIRRLYARFEGDFKLFGYREPDFLLN; via the exons ATGTCTGACAACATGCACCACCAGTGGCTGCTGCTAGCTGCATGCTTTTGGGTGATATTCATGTTCATGGTTGCTAGCAAGTTCATCACATTGACTTTTAAAGACCCCGATG GCTATGGTGCCAAGCAAGAGCCATTGATACTGACAGCTGTGACAAAAGTGGAGGAGGTACATGTGCCAGAGGAAAAACGCTGGCCTGAAGAATTCCAG CCAACTGGAAAAGCTTTCTCCGGAAATCAGATCCGCCAGCCCCTGGTTCATATGGAAAGACTTGAGCTTCTCAGGAATGTCTGCAGAGACACTGCGCTGAGAAATCTCTCTCACACAGCAGTTTCCAAATTCGTCTTGGACCGCATATTTGTGTGTGACAAGCACAAGATCCTGTTTTGTCAGACGCCAAAAGTGGGCAACACTCAATGGAAAAAAGTCTTGATCGTCTTAAATG GAGCTTTTTCTTCCATAGAAGAGATCCCAGAAAATATAGTACATGACCACGAGAAGAATGGCCTTCCACGCTTGTCCTCCTTCAGTGACTCTGAAATCAAAAAACG ACTGAATTTGTACTTCAAGTTTTTTATTGTTAGAGATCCATTTGAAAGacttatttctgcatttaaagaCAAGTTTGTGCACAATCCTCGGTTTGAACCTTGGTACCGGCATGAAATTGCTCCTGGCATCATTCGTAAATATAGAAAGAATCGTACAGAGACCAAAGGGCTGCAGTTTGAGGATTTTGTGCGCTATTTGGGTGACCCTAACCACCGATGGCTGGATGTTCAGTTTGGTGACCACATCATTCATTGGGTAACATATGTGGAACTCTGTGCTCCCTGTGAAATTGCATATAGTGTGATCGGACACCATGAAACCCTGGAGGACGATGCGCCATATATCTTGAAAGCAGCCGGCATAGACCATCTGGTATCATACCCCACGATTCCACCGGGCATAACAGTGTACAACAAGACAAAAGTAGAGCGGTATTTTTCAGGAATTAGCAAGAGAGACATAAGACGCCTCTACGCACGGTTTGAAGGCGATTTTAAACTATTTGGTTATCGGGAGCCAGATTTCTTGCTTAACTGA